Sequence from the Hylaeus volcanicus isolate JK05 chromosome 1, UHH_iyHylVolc1.0_haploid, whole genome shotgun sequence genome:
TGCAGAATTGTATAAAGAACAATTAATGCAACTACAACAAAGTTCAGAATGGAATAATATGTATTCAGAAAGTAATTATCATTGGAAACAGCTGCTTCAGAAAGGAATTGATGAAGCAAATGAGATCGCGGTTAAACATCGAGAACGTTAGTATTTCATAGCAAAAGCCGTACAATGGAGCGATGTTCTAAAATAAGTTTATCAACGCAGGTGATGAAAGCGTTAAGCTCTTAAATTTAACATTACAAACTGGTGTACAGAGTGAATTTTATGATGCTCTGAGAAATCCCAGTCTTGGATTACTAGATAGAATCGACGAATTTGCAATGCCATTGTATTACGAAGAAATGAAAGTCGATCGTATGGAATCTCAGGTAACGGTGGAACGTACAAAAGCATCAGATTTATTATACTTgtcattaatataaatgaaattttataacagAACGACCTTTCGTACAGCGACATAATAGTCAGCATACGTGTACTCTCATTGATCGCAGAAATTAGCAAGGCTGTAGACACTGGAAATCCAGATTTGGTTTATCAAGCACTGTCAAATCCAAGTTGTCATGTCTCTGTGAGTAATGTTATTGTTTACCTGTGTTAATATGACGAAAAATCATATTTACAAAAGTCGTATCGTAGGGTTTGGATCACGAGAATAaggtaaaatattatagagCATTAGCGGGAGTTCGCTGTGAAAAACAAGTGATTTCGGACGAGTGCCCTTTATTAACGTACATCGACATCCAAGAATGTATCGATGTTGTTAATCAACAATGTCAAAATGACGATGATGGTatattagataaatttttattatccgCGCATACtctattatatattcttaatGTATCTTTCACCTTCCTATAGTGATACAAGTGTTGCGTCAAATAAATACAGCCGTTGTTAACAACGATCGAAACGAACTTATGACtgctttaaaaaatactgCGCTAAAACTACAAAAACCTACTTCACCGGACAATGCGTCtctctatttaaaattatttaaaaaatgcctTGCGGAAAAACATTTCGACGGATCCGAGTTATGGCTGGAAGACGTAGAAACAATAACTAAAGTCGTTGCCGCGGAAGCTGAAACTGTTCAAAATGGTATACCGtatctacattttattcagtttTCATATTAAGTTTGCAGTATTTTGTTCATTCTTACGTTTATTTTCAGCGTGCACGTTTTTGTCACAAGTAAATTTAGGTTTACAGCGAAACGATGTATTATTCACAATTGATTGTCTGCAAACGTTTGGTTTCAAAATACCAGACATGTACAAGAATGAATGTTTTCAGAGTTTATGTAACTTGAGAACAATCAaggtatttttaaacaaattgtgTGTCGATAAAGTACTTcgttcgatttcatttttcctttccATGTTTCAGAGTCAAAGACATGATTGCGCGCTTGTCCGTTTTATTACTCCTAAAGGCAACGAATCATATTTGGACTTGCAGAAGTATAATTACACATGGGATTGTCCAAAAAATATGTCAGAAACATATTATATCAATATGGAAGATATAAAGGTACTCCatgattacaaaattgttgataGTCAAACTAATAAGTcataaacaacaatttttctttcagagAGTAGTAAGAAATTCCACCGTAAAAGAACACGAGcataaactaaataaacaaataattcgaTTGCAAGCATGTATTCGAGGATATTTATTGCGAAAAAGAATCTCCGATAGATTGACGTACTTTTacgaaaatgcaaataaaataattcaaatacagTCATGGTGGCGCGGTATAGTTCAGCGGAAACGATATCTGAAATTATTGGAGGAGAAACGGAGACGAGATACAGAAAGATAccacaataaatatttaaaagttaaagCCAAGTTCGCGGATATATTGGATCGTTACAGGGATCACGAGGAacagattataaaaatacaagctTTGTGGCGTGGTCGCGCAGAGAGACGAGCCTTCCATTCATTGTTGTATATGGAGAAACCACCTTTTCCCGTTGTTCGGCATTTCGCATcaattctaaattttaatgcaGAAGATTATGACAGAGACTTGCAGCTACAATATCTGAAGCACGAAGTGGTACAAAGCATACGACACAATCAGTCTTTGTCGCAACAGTTGGATAGTATGGACATAAAAATCGGACTTCTTATCCAGAATAGAATTACGTTACAAGTAATACTTACAGAACTactatgttaaatatattaaaattactttcggtattaagtaaattaatgaatttataggATGTCATAGCACACggacaaaatttagaaactctCGCAAAGCAAAAACATTCGAATAGAGAACAAAAGAGTATTTTATCGGATGGTATTATTTCACACAAAGGTTTAAAATCATTAACGAAAGAGGGACGGAAAATGTTAGAAGgatatcaacatttattttacgcgTTGCAAACTAATCCATTATACTTGTCGAAGTTATTGTTTCTTTTGCCTCAAAGTAAAACAAACAAGTTTCTTCAAAATGTgattttaacattattcaattttgggTCGAATATCAGGgaggaatatttactattaaaattgtttggaaGTGCGCTACAAGAAGAAATCAGGTATACCTTacattctataaaaaaaaaacaatggaaaattaaGTACATAGAAGCTGATATTAATCGAATATCTAGGTCTAAGTTTCAAAAACCATCTGAAGTTGTAACTGGAAATCCCCTTGTCTTAAAAATGGTGGTGAATTATGCGCGACAATTGCACGGTCAGAGAGCTTTGAGGCAAATTGTCGGAGAAATCATTGAGAAAATTTTAGCCGATCGATCATTAAGTATAGAGACAAATCCAGTTGATATTTATAAGTGCTGGCGAAACCAGCTGGAAATGGAGATGGGAGAGACATTGTAAGTCGCACAAAGCAAATGTATGTGTATGTCATTtgctacaattattttttttaatagggATCTTCCATACACGGTAACGCAACAACAAGCTTTAAATTACGATCAAGTACGAATACGGCTAAACAGAGGAATACAATTGTTGCAAAGTACTGTTTTagaattcttaaataaaatcacaGAATCCCGGGATTTAATTCCGTACGGAATGTTATATATAGCTAAGATATTAAACGATTCTTTAACCGAGAAATTTCCAACTGCTCCAGAAAAAGATATACTGAAAGTagttggaaatttaatttactatcACTTTATCAACGCGGCTATCGTAGCTCCAGATGCCTTCGATATAATCACATTGCCGATCGATAGATCGCTGTCAAATGATCAACGACGAAACTTGGCTAGCATCGcgaaaatattgcaatttgCCGCTTCTAAGAAAGGGGTAATTACGTCTACTATTATAATCgtgtaacatttaaaaacaaagagTGAAGTTATATACTTCGTGTAACTTCTTTCAGTTTGGTGAAGAAGCAACGCATTTggtttgtttaaattcgttCATAATCGAGTGTCACGAAAAGTTCAAACATTTCTTCAGATATTGTTGCCAAGTAGAAGACTTAGAGGAGCACTTTTCTATTCACGAGTACACCGAGGCCACTCTCATTCAAAAGCCCGAGATATATATTTCGTTACAGGTGAGGAGATTCCCTATTATAATTCAGTGATAATGAACAGttcttaaaatgtaaaaattgcaGGAAATCTGTGATACTCATTGTCTTATGCTGGAATACCAAGATCAAATAGCACCAGATCCTATGGACCCATTGCACGATCTACTAGACGATCTAGGTCCTGCCCCAACTGTTCCATCTTTACTCGGAATCCGTAAGGAACGATAACTTTATcgcagaatatttaaattgacgTAAGATaatattgcaattatttattagccGACAACACGTGCGAGTCGAATTTAACGCGGTTCGGGAAAACGGAAGTGTGCCTGGTACTTACCAACAAGTTTCAAGTACCAGATGACGAAGAcgctaatttaaataaactttttataaAGACCAAGGAGTTATTAGTCTCTGTACTTCAATTCTTAAAGGGGCAAACATTAGTAGAAGCATTGGAAAC
This genomic interval carries:
- the LOC128883340 gene encoding ras GTPase-activating-like protein IQGAP1 → MNDIDNKLINHERGTDVRKSAEEMDEQRQKTLAYEYLCHLEEAKKWMEACLRETLPPTTELEENLRNGVYLAKLAHFMAPETLPLNKIYDPEQKRYAIAGLQFRHTDNINHFLKSIKSMQLPLTFQPETTDIYDKKNMPRVIYCIHALSTHLFKLGKAPQIQDLYGKVNFTDEEINAVSKELKKYGIQMPSFQKIGGLLANSMEIDTATLHAAVIAINQAIAEKDHGKILAALQNKVVQLNNVVPCYVKEYSEVLIEAKDSKAQAALNRSLNDSYVPDVYDELLTQAEIQGHINCVNVQCAVDKLTRSVHHKNNQFMDTLKSSTLCLQNVIPENAELYKEQLMQLQQSSEWNNMYSESNYHWKQLLQKGIDEANEIAVKHRERDESVKLLNLTLQTGVQSEFYDALRNPSLGLLDRIDEFAMPLYYEEMKVDRMESQNDLSYSDIIVSIRVLSLIAEISKAVDTGNPDLVYQALSNPSCHVSGLDHENKVKYYRALAGVRCEKQVISDECPLLTYIDIQECIDVVNQQCQNDDDVIQVLRQINTAVVNNDRNELMTALKNTALKLQKPTSPDNASLYLKLFKKCLAEKHFDGSELWLEDVETITKVVAAEAETVQNACTFLSQVNLGLQRNDVLFTIDCLQTFGFKIPDMYKNECFQSLCNLRTIKSQRHDCALVRFITPKGNESYLDLQKYNYTWDCPKNMSETYYINMEDIKRVVRNSTVKEHEHKLNKQIIRLQACIRGYLLRKRISDRLTYFYENANKIIQIQSWWRGIVQRKRYLKLLEEKRRRDTERYHNKYLKVKAKFADILDRYRDHEEQIIKIQALWRGRAERRAFHSLLYMEKPPFPVVRHFASILNFNAEDYDRDLQLQYLKHEVVQSIRHNQSLSQQLDSMDIKIGLLIQNRITLQDVIAHGQNLETLAKQKHSNREQKSILSDGIISHKGLKSLTKEGRKMLEGYQHLFYALQTNPLYLSKLLFLLPQSKTNKFLQNVILTLFNFGSNIREEYLLLKLFGSALQEEIRSKFQKPSEVVTGNPLVLKMVVNYARQLHGQRALRQIVGEIIEKILADRSLSIETNPVDIYKCWRNQLEMEMGETLDLPYTVTQQQALNYDQVRIRLNRGIQLLQSTVLEFLNKITESRDLIPYGMLYIAKILNDSLTEKFPTAPEKDILKVVGNLIYYHFINAAIVAPDAFDIITLPIDRSLSNDQRRNLASIAKILQFAASKKGFGEEATHLVCLNSFIIECHEKFKHFFRYCCQVEDLEEHFSIHEYTEATLIQKPEIYISLQEICDTHCLMLEYQDQIAPDPMDPLHDLLDDLGPAPTVPSLLGIPDNTCESNLTRFGKTEVCLVLTNKFQVPDDEDANLNKLFIKTKELLVSVLQFLKGQTLVEALETICSPVQEKLYDVQCSSISPTLNMIHKSSSLNDCKLQLRAYLNKLELGGWVSQTDGYQNIITAVAKDLCNKGKYRIIRNKELQTLRTTKQRLEEKSKYYQEQVEYYNEYIQRCLENLHTGRGSLQAFKAFQKNSHAKLRSKMTLKYSGAKLQEKGVLLEIDGLPQSQFKNVIFEISPTEHSGLFNVRCKFMGVEMEKVDIDIQTLLELQFEGAPIMDMFGKAKVNVNLLLYLLNRKFYGKT